The genomic DNA GTAGGATCTTTCCCGTTCACTCATCACTTCAAAATGTAGAGGTCTTCTGCAGAAGTTGCACTCAGCTGATGAATGTGGTTTCAGCTCCAGACCAACATCCTTCCATGTAGCCAGCAGTTTTTCTGTTAGGAACAGGAAAGTTTGTTAAGATAAAGTCTTGGGACAGTGGATTGCtttaaagaagcagcaaaacagaAGTGTCAGCATACTTATTCTCCTAGCAAATATGGAGGGATAACAAGAATTCCCTGTGACATAATCTACCCTCTTGAATGAGGTGACTGGGCTGCAACTAAGTCCTAGCTATCCTCATACCACCTCTTCTGACAGGATCAAGAAGTAGCTATTTTCCCTGCACAGATCCATGTTTAAGACAAGTTAACAGCTCAGTTGAGGAGAGCAGATTTCTTTGGACTCTTGTGACAAATGAAGATTTCTTTGGACAATGCATGAGCAGAGCATTGGCTTTGCACACTCCATTCTAGGTCACAGTACACTAAGCTTCacgtcctgctcaaagcaggttaAATGGCAGAAGTATGTGCTGTGCATACTGCAGGAGTGGAAAGACATTATCCAGCTAGTGACACCTGAAACTTGAGTATTTCCTAGTCTCATCACCACACAGATGGCCCAGTATTTTCACTACACTGATGCAAGAACTCACCAAGAAAATAATTCATCATTTGAGGGGTGTGGTGAGGTGTAGGGGCAATACGTAGCAGCTCTTCTCCACGGGGGACTGTGGGGTAGTTGATTGCTTGGACGTAGATGCTGTGCTGGCTCATCAGCTTGTCACAGATCTCTGTATTTTTAGCAGCATCTGCAACCTGAAGTTCAAAATTTTAAGTTACAAGATCACACAAAGCATACAAGGGTGCAGAACTGTCAGCTCAACTTGGCTAGCCACAAGAATTAAATAGGACTAGTTAGTCTGCCTTATGCCACTATAAATAGCATATACAccagaaagaaaagctaaaagctTGTGCTGTAGAGCCCTCTGGGCATAGGCATTGCAGCCTGGGTGGGTAGCTGTTTATACCTGAACTCTTCTTTTTACCTGCTTGTTACCAGTCTCCTTGCTTTCTGTGTGCTGTTAGATTGTGGATTTCATACATTTTATCATTCTGCTTTACAACACTTAGAGCAAGCTGAGGTTAACTTAAGCCAGACTCCTGGAACATCACTGCTGAATACTCAGCCAGGTTTCAACTTTGTGAATGTTAACTAATATCTGAAAGCTTAACATGATCACAGACATGCAAACAGGCACCACAGTCCAGTGTCAGTGTCCTCAGCACTCACCCTTACTGGAATGATGTGACTGGGGCAGTGCACCACTGGAAGCCCCGCATCCATCAGCATCTGCCTCATAAGCTTCACATTGCGTTGGTGCTGGCGCCTCAGAACTCGCCCCTCTTCGCTCTTCAGAGTTCGGACAGATTCTATGGCACCAGCTAAGAGCATGGGTGGCAGGGACGTTGTGAAAATAAAGCCAGCAGCATATGAACGAACAGTGTCTATCAGAGAACTTGTACTGGAGATGTAGCCTCCTACACAACCAAATGCTTTGCctgatgagacaaaaaaaaaaaaaagcaaccaagttTATTCCTTCCAACCTTTAGAATGGTTTGAAGTATTATAGCCTTTCACTTAAAGGAAAGAGTTATTTTGACTACTTACTTAATGTAGTCATGGTAGGCAACAATCCTACCCCCCTGTTAATCTTGTATTTACTCAGCACATGTTACAGCTTTGTTTTTAAGCCAATCCTGATAACATAGATCTAGTTATTACACAGCCAGGACAGTTCAAGACTCTTCCAAATATTCAAGTTTTGATTTTTGGGGAAGACTTTATAAGCCAAATCATCAAGCACAGACTTCAATAGTGACCTCAAGAGTCAGCACTAAGTCTCTCAGCAGATTTAAATTAATCTGTTCCAGAGATGCTAGAAATAGCCTCTGCTACTAAGGCGCACACAAGGTTGTTACTGTGACTGTGAGTCAATACCAGCCTCCCTTTCCAAATGTTCAGGTACCAGAGGAGAGCCACAGATAGAACTAGGGTGTCTGGTGAATGCTTCTGTTTCTATTAGGCTGTAATGCATGATTTTGAGTTTCAAAGAAGTCATGAACTTtcctggtaatttttttttttatgttttggaaGCTGTTTAAACAACTTTCCATTTGCAGCAGTAAACTTACTCCTAAGCTTGTATTCTACTCAGATAATGGCAGTTGCTTCAGTTCTTGCCAAATCTCTTTATGTAACTCCCCATCTCAGGTTTCTAGGTTAGGGGCACTCCATTTCACATAAAAGAACTAAGTACTACTAAATATAGAGCACTACCCTACTAGCATTATCACCTGAATTTATTCTTGAGTTGCATAATATGCCACTGGAAGACTTTTCGCTAGcttgtttacagaaaaaaataccacCAACCCTACAACAATGCTACCTTAACTGATTTGTGAGACAGTGTAAGTAGCTTAACAGAAGCTTTTCAAACTGTGGGGCATACTTAAATCCTCTGGGCTTTTAGAAAAATTCTAGCCCCCTAAAAGCCCTTGGCAAGTTCACTTGAACAGACTGATTTTGAGTTAACCCACTTAATTGGGCTGCTCAGCAGCTTTGCTGCCTTAGCTTCTGTAGAAGTGCCAGGCTGTCCATACCAAGTGTTCCAGAGATGATGTCCATCTTGTGCATGATTCCATCCCGGTCTCCTATACCACCACCTCGAGATCCATACAGCCCCACAGCATGCACTTCATCCACAAAAGTGATCGCCCCGTGCTCATGGGCTACATCGCACAGCTCTTCCAGGGGACAGACTGCACCTGGGAACCAAAGCAGCGACTGGCAGTTTAGGATTCCTTGTTCTCAGTTTGCAAGTACCCCAAAATATGAGGCATTCCAGAAgccttttttaatgtaaattcttATAGGGCTGTACAGACAATCTGAGCACTGACTGCACCGGAATGGGAGAGAAGGGTTTGATGTCAACTTACCATCCATTGAGTGAACAGTTTCAAATGCAACAATTTTAGGGGTAGATGGATCAGACTTCTTCAATAGTTCTCGAAGATGGTTGACATCATTATGGCGATATATGTGTTTTGGCACCCTGCTGTTTCGGATCCCCTGGATCATGGACGCATGGTTTCCAGAATCGGAGTAGATTTCACAGCCTGAGGGAACAGCCCAGTTACACTTTAAGTACAAAAGAGCATTAACTGATTCTCAGCACTGCTTTATGTACAGGAAGTGTTCAAGCAGCATGTTCTAGAAAGTAATGCTCTTGATCAAAAAAGCAAGTTGCAGATCACAAAGCAAATATATTTAAGGTTCATTTTAGCTGTTTAAAACTAACACAAATTTGAATCTTTAGGAAATACAGAAGGGTTTTTCCAAGTCCTTAATATTTTTATCTAACTCTTAACTTTTGAAGTTAAACCTGCTCTGAACTACAGGGGAGAGATAAAGAGGGAGAAGTTCACACTCACAGGTAGGAGGATACTTAATTCCTGCTACCTCATTTTCAGGTTGAATTTAAATGCAAGAGCAGAAGACTGTGCTTTTTGTCCAATGTCTTCTGCAGGTCCTAGCTCCTACACCTCAACCTCAGTAGGCTGATATTATGATTTGTGTGAGTTGAATGTAATTTGAATATGgtattcagtaaaaaaaaaaaaatacttcgcTGATAAAAGTAAGATGAATCCTCACTTTGAGTAGCCATTTGTGAAGTGCACTCCCAATTGCTTAGGGAAGGGTTCTGTTTTTTGTGATAAATAGTGGATGCAGTTTGAGATCTCACCTGGCAGCATTTTAGCTAGAGTGAAGAGAGTGGAGTCATTGGCTACAAAGCAAGATGAGAACAACAGTGCTGCATCTTTTCCATGAAGATCAGCTAGTTCTTTTTCCAAATCAACATGAAATTTACTTGTTCCCGAAATATTTCTTGtgcctcctgctccagcaccatGTTGTTTCAGTGTTTCCCTACAGAGGGCCCAAAGAGAGGTATTAGCGTGACTGTGCAATACACAGATAAATACAGGATCATTGCTGAAAACATTCTAGTACATAATCGGTGTATAGCTCTTAAAAGGAACTGGCTGCAAAAAGCAGCTGTCAGGTTTAGTATCTTCGAGCAACCTGCACAACTCAGGAATCTGGTGAGCTAAGAAATCAGTTACTAAGTACAGCTGCAATATACCATCCAATTTATCTGGTAACATCTGGTGGTTTCTCAGGGAAATCCCAGGAGCAGTGTCAGTGACTGACAGGCAGACTGCAGCCCTGGAGCTAAACACTCAGATATCTACCCCAGCTCAAGAGAACAGTGTAAGCTTAATTATATCAAGAATAATAGCAGAAACTACTTATGTAGCACAGTATAGAAATCAATTATTCGAAAGCCTTCCCACAAAAGCTTCTGCAGGGCACTAGAGCTTGAAACTGCCTCTTAAGAATATGGCATTACTCACATAACTGCTCCACACACACGAGGGTGACGACTCATGCCCAGGTAATCGTTGCTGCACCAGACAGACACCTCTTTCTTGGTGATGAGGGAATTGCTGTAGTCATCTGCCATGGGAAAGATCTGTGCCTTTCGGTTCACTGTTTTGAATACACGGTAGGTATGATCCTTCTTCTTTTCGtctatttttttctcaaagaaCTGATCATACAGGAAGGTGGATACAGCTGAAATGAGACAGAAACTTAAACACACATGAAATAATCACAAGAGACCAGGCCTGTGGGGGTTTTGCCAGACAATCTTACATTTTGGCAAGTTATCCTGAAGTAGATGAGAGACACCTTCCGGTCTTTGCTTCAGCACAATATCCTTAAACTTCTTGAGCAAACCACTCTGCTCTTCTCCCTCAGTCTCAACACTCCTCACTGGGGAGGTAGTTGGTATTTTAGCAAATTCTGTACCTATAGACATTGCAATAAACTCCAGTGAGCTTAATCAGTTTGAAACAAAATGAAGTAGAGTTcagcaaagcaaatattttaagtaACTCTAGCTCTTCCTTCTTTAGGAAGCACGTGCCTGAATCCATATGCCCTGTTAGAATCAACTACTTTATTTGCTTACAATTTTGCATGGTACAAGACACAAAGAAAACTTGCTAATCAGTGACAATACAACACATGACACATTTGGTTCATCATGAGTCAGAAAACCGCTCTATACAGCTACCGCATTTCTCTGAAAGAGTTGGTACACACCTAACTGAAAGCAGAGTACAAGTCAACTGCTTCCTTTTTGTTCCCAGTACTTTGTTTGgttagcacagattttttttttttaaattatgccatagaaaaaacagaaaagtaaaataagCTTCCTGAGACAGACAGCAAGGCTTTAATGCTATTGGTGAAAAGTTCCTTCCTTTAAAGGACAGCCCTTCCGCATCAGGATTGCGAGCCAGACAACACCCTTTAGTtccacaaacaacaacagaaaaggttTCCTTGCTTTCCAGCTTGGATTTGTGTTTGCATAGTACATTGATCCAGTTTTCTCCATCTCTGGATATACCACCTTTGTCTATATTAGCACCCTGGTAATGCTCTTTTCAGCCCTAAGCATCCACTTTGGGTGCAAGCGTTAAGTGTGATCCACTCATTTAGAGCCAGGGTATTGGCATCCAGTATTCCCACACCAAAGTCACCCAGGGGAACCACTGCACAATACTGCAGGTATGCCATTTACACTTATATTCTCCAACAGCTTTTTACTGTGGTCTCCTACAATCCTACCCATATAATTTAAGCGGTAACTGTTAGACTTGGCACACTCCAGGGCAAAGTCAGGCATCAGCAGCTCTTGGAAGGAACCAGCACATAGAATACATACCTTTCCTGTCTGCCTGCATTTCCTGCACATCCTCCTGGAGTTCTAGACTGGCTTTGCAGAAAACATTACTTTTCTTGTGAGTCATCTGAGCTGCCAGGAATGGGCATTTGGTAGCAGAGCTCtggccagcaccagcagctgggtGGCCAGTAGGTAGCTGGGATCCACCTGTATTCTGTTGGGCCACCTCTTTAGCATTTTTGGCATCTGAGGTGGGGGCAGAGAAGGGAAAGCACTTTAGCTTCATTACTTTAATAGAGTGACTTAAGTTTTCTATTCCTTACCTTTGCAATTAATTTGGCACAAGCCATTCAAAACTATTTAACTGAGCAGTCACACTTCACTCATACAAGCACAAAATCCCATTAACACCAAAAGGGCATCCGATTTAAGACACTAGATGCAGCACTGCAccctttgagaggaaaaaaaatctccctctTCCATTCCCAAAaaagagttgtttgtttgtttgttttgagcagTTTGGTTATTTTCAGCCACCAGCCCTTGGTTTGCTGTATGCCCCAACTCTTGCCCTGAGTGCCCGGGCCAGACCCCCCGCAGAATGTCACCAGCCGGGGTGAAGCTCAGGGACAAGAGATCCCAGATCTGTGATCCCGGATCCCCAGCCAAAGCTCGCTGCAGGACGGGCTCTGATTTGTGCCCATGCTTGATTAGCATAGATATTTAAAGGATTAAGCAACCCCCATCTCGAGGCTGCCTATTCCAGAAGTTTCCTTCTACgatatgtctatatatatatatatttttcttaaggAGGCCGGGCTGTGTCCCTAGGAACGCTCCCCGCTACGGCTGCCGTGCCCCAGCCGCTGTCCCGCCGCCCGCCCCAGCCCCACTCACCCTGCCGGCCCCCGGGGGTCTCCTCCTCCGCCTGCTGCCCGCGGGCGGCGGACGTGGCCAGGGTACGGGCGGCAGCCGGCGGGGCCGCCTCCATCATCCGCGGGCAGTGCTGGGCGTAGAGGAGCAGAGAGGGCCCGGCCTTCTGCAGGAACGCCTGCGAGACGCGGGCCAGGAACGGGCAGCGCCGCACGACCGCCTCCATCCTCGCCGCTTCACCGGGGAACCGGACGTGACGCTAGCACCGCGAAGGCGTCAGATACGCCCGAGTAGCTCCTCTGCCGCTCGCCGCTTATATAGCCCCGGCGGGCACGGCGCAGGCGCATTGTGCTGCTCACCCGCCGCACGGCGCGGGCCGGACCAGGAGGCGGCTGCCgccgggggggctgcgggggacCGGGGCTGGTTTGCATGGGGCTGGTGGGGTACGTGAGCGGCTCGTGGGTGCTGTGAGGGCCTGGAGGGGCTCTGGGCGCCGTAAGGGCACGGACAGAGCTGTCGGGGTGTGTGTGAGGAGACGGCGGGGCAGTCGCTGCCGGGGACTGTAGAGGTCACGCTCGCCGCCAGAAGGTGGGCGGACAGTTGTCCTGCTCTGGAGTTCCCCTCAGCACCAGGCTGGGCAGCACTTGTTTCCCAGAATTATTGCAGCCGCTGAGCCCCGGGGTAGTAGATTTGGGGGACCCTGGTGCGGCTGTTGGTTGGAAAATGCGAGCTGTGAGTCAGCTGAGTGGGGAAACCCGGTGCTGGTCGGCGCTTCTCGCGTGTTCATTTCCCCGCACGCCGCTCTGGCCCCCCCGTCCCGGCCTCGCACAGGGCGCGGGGGTCTCACCGCTGGTCGTGGTGGGATCCCGAGCCCCTCCCTTCGCCTACAGCCGCTCTGAATCCAGCAGTTTCTCCACCTGTGATGCTCAGGCTTCTGCCACTGTGTTTTTGCAGTGTGGTGCTGTTGCCCAGGTTTTGAAGATAAATACTCTTGTAGTAATGACAGCAAGTAAAATTGAATCCTGCATGCTCTGTTTTGCAACGGGCattgaagtttattttcttttaaaagaatatttacaGGTGGGTAATGATTAAAGGAGCTGTGGTCATACAGATTCATGTAAGTGTGTACTAACTGCTGAAGTGTGGAAAGAATGAAGAAGAAagatgatgcttttttttttttcctcatcttgtgAAACAAGAATTTCACGGAAGACAGGATTCAGGCCGAGTGCTGCCTCTCGGCCATGTGTCTCAGCCAGCTGAGGGTCGGCTTGCGCAGTTTGAGGCAAAAGTGGTTTTTGTAACAGGTACAGAGTTTTGAGGAGAGCTCTCTTAAAGCTCATTCTCCCTTGACTGGTATCTCACGTGTTATCATGTTGTGTAGTTAAGGTCCTTGTAGTAGAGTGATTAGGAAAATACAAAACCTATGTAGAACTGTGGCTGCTGAACCCAAGTTTGACTACCAAAAGCATTGGTCAGTTTTTACATGTTGCAAATTGATCTTTAGATAACTCCTCTGTTGGCAGGCAGGGGAGAGACCAGGAGGGTATTTGCCTGACTCTCCTCATCACTGATTCACTTTGAGGATGCTGGCTGCAAGGTGTGGACTTTGTGAACTAAATAAGCAGATAAAGAGGATGGCAACCTTAAACCACAGCCAAATGGCAGAGTCACTGTCAACTCCAGTGCACTATTAAACTCTGAGGTAGGAAACAGGACAGAGTTTGCCCTTGCATATTCCTTGTGGGGCCCTGAAGGGAGTAGATATGGCCTTATGAGGCAGGTTTTAGTGGGGTTAGATGTTTTTTTGAACAAGTTTGCTTCTTGCTCATTAGGAATTTATTACAGTGTTAAGAAGTCTCAGTGCTTAGATCTTTAACTCATTTCAGCACTGTATTGCACAAGTTACTGTTAAGAAACAGCCTTTCATCGGTGGGCATTGTTAAACTAGATACATActagttttaatttgtttggtaAATAAATG from Patagioenas fasciata isolate bPatFas1 chromosome 10, bPatFas1.hap1, whole genome shotgun sequence includes the following:
- the ALAS1 gene encoding 5-aminolevulinate synthase, non-specific, mitochondrial, which encodes MEAVVRRCPFLARVSQAFLQKAGPSLLLYAQHCPRMMEAAPPAAARTLATSAARGQQAEEETPGGRQDAKNAKEVAQQNTGGSQLPTGHPAAGAGQSSATKCPFLAAQMTHKKSNVFCKASLELQEDVQEMQADRKGTEFAKIPTTSPVRSVETEGEEQSGLLKKFKDIVLKQRPEGVSHLLQDNLPKSVSTFLYDQFFEKKIDEKKKDHTYRVFKTVNRKAQIFPMADDYSNSLITKKEVSVWCSNDYLGMSRHPRVCGAVMETLKQHGAGAGGTRNISGTSKFHVDLEKELADLHGKDAALLFSSCFVANDSTLFTLAKMLPGCEIYSDSGNHASMIQGIRNSRVPKHIYRHNDVNHLRELLKKSDPSTPKIVAFETVHSMDGAVCPLEELCDVAHEHGAITFVDEVHAVGLYGSRGGGIGDRDGIMHKMDIISGTLGKAFGCVGGYISSTSSLIDTVRSYAAGFIFTTSLPPMLLAGAIESVRTLKSEEGRVLRRQHQRNVKLMRQMLMDAGLPVVHCPSHIIPVRVADAAKNTEICDKLMSQHSIYVQAINYPTVPRGEELLRIAPTPHHTPQMMNYFLEKLLATWKDVGLELKPHSSAECNFCRRPLHFEVMSERERSYFSGMSKLVSVSA